In Phaeodactylum tricornutum CCAP 1055/1 chromosome 10, whole genome shotgun sequence, a single genomic region encodes these proteins:
- a CDS encoding predicted protein: CLWNHPLFGKVPVYDGFSYLLSYYCKGLQRVSFLVCNRYAITDIRQTDERRTSSHLLR, from the exons TGTCTATGGAACCATCCTCTATTTGGCAAAGTACCAGTGTACGACGGCTTTTCATACCTTCTTTCCTACTACTGCAAAGGCTTGCAAAGGGTATCATTTCTGG TGTGCAATAGGTACGCCATTACCGATATTCGACAGACTGATGAGAGACGCACTTCGTCGCATCTGCTCAGGTAA
- a CDS encoding predicted protein, whose translation MQIVKTSELRKKMSLSPQERPNAMNLTIKITMQQRTKKCFILVAAFVALTLSKVSGFSFQGKDRNAYHQAKKTTLVADLVPSNKSVEGEPNILVPTVSSALASSPKVGPSSILTSARSCKIKRIQKYARLPVWPAWNGVFLFLVGKVFGEETASKLEQTITGRVCPNFYEYEETTPFIMMVHHCHTFAAFDPLRFFQKTFFPEGFPAHPHRGFVTLTYILQGGFIHRDSQGIRQEYGQVDSAIARYKNKHSQWLNTGAGILHEEMFDLQQEKPFWQRPVFQRQELYQLWINLPASQKLNAPISTVLGGDNETPVVQTLADNGTVSTRTLILAGSYDGASATTPIVTPMSIFHVVMQPDATWTFTLPPTYETLILYVRKGCVLDSDEASLPAHHTVYFDAQGAKLNEQLVLRTAEECADFLVLAGEPIREPCAAQGSMVMNEASEIQQAYADYQRGLFGAPWKETLDDAAWQQHVKQFPCRY comes from the coding sequence aTGCAAATTGTGAAAACGAGTGAACTGAGGAAAAAAATGAGTTTGTCTCCTCAAGAAAGACCCAATGCAATGAACTTGACAATCAAGATTACGATGCAACAGCGTACTAAAAAATGTTTCATACTGGTAGCTGCGTTTGTCGCTTTGACCTTGTCAAAAGTATCAGGGTTTAGCTTTCAAGGAAAGGATCGAAACGCGTACCACCAAGCCAAAAAGACAACACTGGTGGCGGACCTTGTGCCGTCCAACAAATCAGTTGAAGGCGAACCCAATATTCTGGTTCCTACCGTGTCGTCTGCTCTCGCATCAAGCCCCAAAGTAGGCCCATCATCCATTTTGACCTCTGCACGATCGTGTAAGATCAAGCGTATTCAGAAATACGCGCGCTTACCGGTATGGCCTGCTTGGAATGGTGTCTTTTTGTTCCTAGTTGGGAAAGTGTTTGGTGAAGAAACGGCTTCCAAACTTGAACAAACCATCACGGGTCGCGTTTGCCCCAACTTTTATGAATACGAGGAAACCACGCCCTTCATAATGATGGTTCACCACTGCCATACATTTGCAGCGTTTGATCCGCTGcggtttttccaaaaaacttTCTTTCCCGAGGGCTTTCCCGCACATCCGCATCGTGGTTTTGTCACACTTACTTACATTCTCCAAGGCGGATTTATACACCGTGACTCGCAAGGTATTCGCCAAGAGTACGGACAAGTGGATAGTGCCATAGCGAGATACAAGAATAAACATTCTCAATGGTTGAATACGGGAGCTGGTATTCTGCACGAAGAAATGTTTGACCTTCAGCAAGAGAAGCCATTTTGGCAGCGACCAGTGTTTCAACGACAGGAGCTATATCAACTTTGGATTAATCTGCCTGCTTCACAAAAGCTTAATGCACCTATATCGACTGTGTTAGGTGGCGACAACGAGACACCAGTTGTGCAAACACTAGCCGACAACGGCACTGTATCGACTCGAACGCTGATCCTAGCCGGTTCCTACGATGGTGCTAGCGCCACTACTCCGATTGTTACGCCAATGTCCATTTTCCACGTCGTGATGCAACCCGACGCAACCTGGACGTTCACTTTGCCTCCGACTTACGAAACACTGATATTATATGTGCGAAAAGGATGCGTGCTTGACTCCGACGAGGCATCATTGCCGGCACATCATACAGTCTATTTCGACGCCCAAGGCGCAAAATTGAATGAACAACTTGTTCTTCGCACGGCTGAAGAATGCGCAGATTTTCTTGTATTGGCGGGTGAACCGATACGCGAACCCTGTGCGGCGCAAGGCAGCATGGTTATGAATGAAGCAAGCGAAATCCAGCAAGCCTACGCAGATTACCAGAGGGGCTTGTTTGGTGCTCCCTGGAAGGAAACCTTAGATGATGCAGCATGGCAACAGCATGTGAAACAGTTTCCATGTCGCTACTGA
- a CDS encoding predicted protein yields the protein MSRQQILPVVFACLFLNVFSLSVNPVLSRRRIVGLSGTAFLLSMPNIVAADITGDTNQAITADDILNASSAASTDRPQIPLPISSDSLGRDLSTIQGLIYLKNTRFERPPSGSIVLVTVRTLQNPDVVLGGAKFPASKLPIRFRLNEQNVLKEQAAVWKTAQTQDLLLQAEVCMQEDLQKTTCSKVFMRAVGASKSLQLQTQNGDGTLNVRAAASLSLEGI from the exons ATGTCGAGACAACAGATTCTGCCAGTGGTTTTCGCATGCCTTTTTTTGAATGTCTTTTCGCTTTCAGTCAACCCGGTATTGTCCCGGAGACGAATAGTAGGACTTAGCGGGACGGCCTTCCTCCTAAGTATGCCAAATATCGTCGCTGCAGATATTACTGGCGATACAAATCAGGCGATTACAGCCGATGATATTTTGAATGCGTCTAGCGCGGCAAGCACGGATCGCCCTCAGATTCCATTACCAATTTCGAGCGACAGCCTCGGTCGAGATCTTTCAACGATCCAAG GTCTCATATATCTAAAGAATACACGATTCGAACGACCCCCATCTGGCAGCATTGTTTTGGTGACGGTACGCACGCTTCAGAATCCGGACGTTGTCTTAGGTGGAGCTAAGTTCCCTGCTTCGAAACTTCCCATTCGATTTAGACTAAACGAACAGAACGTGCTCAAGGAACAAGCGGCTGTTTGGAAGACAGCGCAGACTCAGGACTTACTGCTGCAGGCGGAGGTGTGCATGCAAGAGGACTTGCAAAAGACGACGTGTTCCAAAGTATTCATGAGAGCGGTAGGAGCGTCGAAGAGTCTGCAGCTTCAGACACAGAATGGCGACGGAACGCTGAATGTGCGAGCAGCCGCATCTCTTTCCCTCGAGGGTATCTAA
- a CDS encoding predicted protein: protein MLFKLAIIWATLTSATQAQNSACTAATSISALPASVSGDTSNVSPVQDVAAESCQLARGPLASSWYSYVAESDGCLTAKVTPPAADEWDTILTAHSGDSCSALSCVAMNDDVDVVTERGSEVRINAVTGTTYYFMVAGYDNDEPGGRFEFALSQTSDATCSNPTGNQWCPICPDGGQPSATAIFDENVLCSGAGADEESVEGDEACGILQVIGSAVCGCTPASTATCSLCPSSEPISSPMQSILVSETVTCGDISVVGGSDSCGANRDGLAALCGCPGSGPVCQLCPAGSSFDPNRFVSPDDELTCGEIELDFRKEVILFPSIGCTPSAVDFVFQANVVDFCCNGANLESNPNLTFPPTGSTPNGAPMAMPMTTLSPAATTAPESAPTGAPQASSPTVINTSTPGSVTTTSPMATPVTTTAPATTPTSETPNSATPTSSPPVSQPAGTSDASRSRISVSAFKAC from the exons ATGCTCTTCAAACTTGCGATCATCTGGGCCACTTTGACGAGCGCTACCCAGGCTCAAAACTCGGCTTGTACTGCAGCAACCTCTATCTCTGCTCTTCCAGCTTCAGTGAGCGGGGACACCTCCAATGTTTCTCCTGTTCAAGATGTTGCCGCTGAAAGCTGTCAACTTGCGAGGGGGCCCTTGGCCAGTAGTTGGTACTCTTACGTTGCCGAGAGCGATGGTTGCCTCACTGCGAAAGTTACCCCACCAGCCGCGGATGAATGGGACACCATCTTGACGGCTCATTCGGGTGACAGTTGCTCCGCTCTTTCGTGTGTTGCCATGAACGATGATGTTGACGTAGTAACTGAGCGCGGAAGTGAGGTCCGCATCAATGCTGTTACAGGCACGACCTATTACTTTATGGTCGCTGGCTATGACAATGATGAGCCTGGTGGTCGATTCGAATTTGCGCTCTCG CAAACGTCTGATGCTACGTGCTCTAACCCGACGGGAAATCAGTGGTGTCCTATTTGTCCCGATGGTGGCCAACCCAGCGCCACCGCCATCTTCGATGAAAATGTGCTATGCAGCGGTGCTGGGGCCGATGAAGAATCAGTCGAAGGAGACGAGGCCTGTGGTATTCTGCAAGTGATCGGCTCGGCCGTTTGTGGCTGTACGCCTGCGAGCACTGCGACGTGTTCTCTGTGTCCCAGCAGTGAACCTATCTCGAGTCCCATGCAGTCTATCCTTGTTTCAGAGACGGTGACGTGCGGGGATATCAGCGTTGTCGGTGGTAGTGATAGCTGCGGTGCTAATAGAGACGGCCTCGCCGCCCTTTGTGGATGCCCCGGTTCTGGTCCAGTGTGTCAGCTGTGCCCGGCTGGTTCCTCGTTTGATCCAAACCGATTTGTATCACCAGACGATGAACTCACATGCGGTGAGATCGAACTCGACTTTCGTAAAGAAGTCATTCTGTTCCCCAGTATTGGTTGCACGCCTTCCGCTGTGGATTTTGTTTTTCAAGCGAATGTGGTTGACTTTTGCTGCAACGGGGCTAACCTCGAGTCCAATCCGAATCTTACTTTTCCTCCAACCGGATCCACTCCTAATGGAGCTCCTATGGCTATGCCAATGACAACGCTGTCGCCAGCCGCTACCACCGCTCCAGAATCTGCTCCCACTGGCGCTCCTCAGGCTAGTTCCCCCACTGTCATCAACACCTCGACTCCAGGATCTGTAACCACTACTTCCCCCATGGCTACGCCAGTGACAACGACTGCACCAGCTACCACGCCGACTTCAGAAACTCCTAACTCTGCCACGCCCACGTCTAGCCCTCCTGTCTCGCAACCTGCAGGAACTTCCGACGCTTCTCGCTCCCGCA TCTCTGTGTCTGCTTTTAAAGCGTGCTAA